One Thermococcus sp. M36 genomic window, GCTGGGAGTAGACGCTCTCGCTGTCGAAGACAGCGGTAAGGCCGGAGAGGAACCTCTTCTCTATCTCCGGGATATTGAGCCTTTCAAAGGTCTTCCTGATGTTCTCGGGCAGGTCGTCCCAGTCCTTAACTTCGTTGCCCACCTCGGGCTTCGAGTAGAGGGAGAAGCTCTCGAGGTCGAGCTCCTCTATTCCAACCACCCATTTGGGCATCGGGAGCTTCTTGAAGAACTCAAGTGCTTTAAGCCTGTGCCTGAGCATCCACTCGGGCTCGTTCTTTATGCGGGATATCTCCCTGATGACGTCCTCGGTGATTTCACCGCGCAACTCGATCTCCTTGGGGTAGGGGACGGCGGTACCCAGTATCTCCTCAAGTGAGCCTGCCTTGAGTATTTCCTCAAGCCTTGACTGCTGTCCCATTTTCCTCCACCGCCGCGAAGCCCTTCTCCTCAATCAGCCTCACGAGCTCCATTCCACCGGAGACGACGAGCCTGCCCTCCTTGAGCACGTGAACCCTCTGGGGGTTGAGGTATTCCAGTATTCTGCCGTAGTGCGTGATGAGGAGTATCCCGGTGCCCTCTTTGTGGAGCCTCGCTATTATCCCGGCTATGACCTTGAGCGAATCCACGTCAACTCCGCTGTCGGGTTCGTCGAGGATCAGGAGCTTTGGCCTCACGAGGTAGGCCTGGAGCATCTCAAGCTTCTTCCTCTCGCCGCCGGAGAAGCCGACGTTGAGTTCTCTGGAGAGGATTGAACTGTCAAAGCCGAGATCCTCAACGGCCTTGAATATCATGTCGTAGGCTTCAACCTCCTCTATGCCCCGGAGGTTCTTCAGGG contains:
- the sufC gene encoding Fe-S cluster assembly ATPase SufC, whose protein sequence is MLKVEDLHVKVAEKEILRGVNFELASGELHVVMGPNGSGKSTLALTIAGHPRYTVARGRIIFDGEDITGVKPEERARKGIFLSFQHPVEVEGVKVINFLQRALKNLRGIEEVEAYDMIFKAVEDLGFDSSILSRELNVGFSGGERKKLEMLQAYLVRPKLLILDEPDSGVDVDSLKVIAGIIARLHKEGTGILLITHYGRILEYLNPQRVHVLKEGRLVVSGGMELVRLIEEKGFAAVEENGTAVKA